In one Heteronotia binoei isolate CCM8104 ecotype False Entrance Well chromosome 1, APGP_CSIRO_Hbin_v1, whole genome shotgun sequence genomic region, the following are encoded:
- the LOC132588097 gene encoding uncharacterized protein LOC132588097: protein MGHRWLRLVFALVAVATNNMGGDIPVTEAPGARRWALCLQDENPEPQEIHPAVSKFSACMLRCATQAMLGIVSTRPSTSLKLNEGKEGEDHEFCWMLHLRCQKGERLTKAFILLNLEQPPDGGQPPPYRLLLTAPPSLRQHLRVHHGSRAGRLLPGEACGMRFDVTEPFRNAEGGQAAEMCVRAVCPADDTCGSLSLALQCPPFLATLWRSIPRPDG from the exons ATGGGTCACCGCTGGCTGCGCCTGGTGTTTGCTCTCGTTGCAGTTGCTACCAACAACATGGGAGGCGACATTCCCGTGACAGAGGCCCCTGGTGCCCGTCGGTGGGCACTGTGTCTGCAGGACGAGAACCCAGAACCACAGGAGATACACCCGGCAGTGTCCAAATTCAGTGCTTGCATGCTGCGTTGCGCCACCCAAGCCATGCTTGGGATAGTCAGCACCAGGCCCAGCACCTCATTGAAGCTCAACGAAGGcaaggaag GTGAAGATCATGAATTCTGCTGGATGCTGCATCTCCGCTgccagaagggagagaggctcaCCAAGGCCTTCATCCTCCTTAACTTGGAGCAACCTCCAGACGGAGGTCAGCCACCTCCCTACAGGCTGCTCCTCACTGCTCCTCCTTCACTACGCCAGCACCTGCGAGTCCACCATGGCAGCCGTGCCGGGAGGCTGCTTCCAGGAGAAGCCTGCGGCATGCGCTTTGATGTGACTGAGCCCTTCCGTAACGCTGAAGGGGGGCAGGCCGCAGAGATGTGCGTCAGAGCTGTCTGTCCTGCAGACGATACCTGCGGCAGCTTGTCTTTGGCGTTACAGTGCCCACCCTTCCTGGCAACATTGTGGCGCAGCATACCTCGACCTGATGGCTAG